A region of Dictyostelium discoideum AX4 chromosome 1 chromosome, whole genome shotgun sequence DNA encodes the following proteins:
- the rpl30 gene encoding S60 ribosomal protein L30, translating into MVSVKKVKKSQENIGSKLALVMKSGKSQLGYKSTLKTLRAGKSKLILLASNLPSIRRSEIEYYAMLSKTTVHLYSGNNVDLGTALGRHYRVSVMSITDAGDSDILTALNAKA; encoded by the exons ATGGTTAGCGTTAAAAAAGTC AAGAAATCACAAGAAAACATTGGTTCTAAATTAGCCCTCGTCATGAAGAGTGGTAAATCCCAATTAGGTTACAAATCAACCCTTAAAACCTTAAGAGCtggtaaatcaaaattaattttactcGCTAGCAATTTACCATCAATCCGTAGATCTGAAATCGAATACTACGCTATGTTAAGCAAAACCACCGTCCATTTATACTCAGGTAACAATGTTGACTTAGGTACTGCTTTAGGTCGTCACTACAGAGTCTCTGTTATGTCAATTACCGATGCTGGTGACTCAGATATCTTAACTGCTTTAAACGCTAAAGCTTAA